From Saccharomyces paradoxus chromosome IX, complete sequence, one genomic window encodes:
- the DAL1 gene encoding allantoinase (Allantoinase~similar to YIR027C) → MPINAITSNHVIINGAIKPATIVYSNESGTILDVLEGSVIMKKTEITKYRIHSLENVSPCTILPGLVDSHVHLNEPGRTSWEGFETGTQAAISGGVTTVIDMPLNAIPPTTNVENFRIKLEAAQGQMWCDVGFWGGLVPHNLSDLVPLVKAGVRGFKGFLLDSGVEEFPPIGKEYIEEALKVLAEEDTMMMFHAELPKAGEDQQQIERDHCEYSSFLSSRPDSFEIDAINLILECLSARDGPVPPVHIVHLASMKAIPLIKKARASGLPVTTETCFHYLCIAAEQIPDGATYFKCCPPIRSESNRQGLWHALREGVISSVVSDHSPCTPELKNLQKGDFFDSWGGIASVGLGLPLMFTQGCSLVDIVTWCCENTSKQVGLSHQKGTIAPGYDADLVVFDTSSEHKITNSSVFFKNKLTAYNGMTVKGTVLKTIIRGQVGYTNANGVSKTPLGQTLLDSRH, encoded by the coding sequence ATGCCTATCAATGCCATCACTTCCAACCATGTCATTATCAATGGCGCAATCAAGCCTGCAACTATTGTGTATTCGAATGAATCAGGCACAATTCTGGATGTTTTAGAAGGTTCGGTgattatgaagaaaactGAGATAACCAAATATCGAATACATTCGCTGGAGAATGTATCTCCGTGTACAATCCTCCCGGGACTTGTGGACTCTCATGTTCACTTGAACGAGCCCGGCAGAACTAGTTGGGAAGGATTCGAAACTGGGACTCAAGCTGCTATTAGTGGCGGGGTCACAACGGTGATTGATATGCCGCTAAATGCTATTCCTCCCACAACGAACGTGGAGAATTTTCGAATTAAGTTGGAAGCTGCTCAGGGCCAAATGTGGTGCGATGTCGGGTTTTGGGGTGGCCTTGTTCCACACAACTTGTCAGACTTAGTTCCGCTCGTCAAAGCTGGTGTTCGAGGGTTCAAAGGGTTCTTACTCGATTCGGGTGTGGAAGAGTTCCCCCCCATTGGCAAAGAATATATCGAAGAGGCATTAAAGGTCTTAGCTGAGGAGGACACCATGATGATGTTTCACGCTGAGTTGCCCAAGGCTGGTGAAGACCAACAACAAATCGAGAGAGACCATTGTGAATATTCTTcgtttttatcttcaagGCCGGATTCCTTTGAGATAGACGCCATCAATTTGATTCTCGAATGTTTGAGCGCTAGAGATGGACCAGTTCCTCCCGTACATATAGTCCATCTGGCATCGATGAAGGCTATTCCCTTGATCAAAAAGGCACGTGCATCTGGGCTTCCAGTCACAACAGAGACTTGTTTCCACTATTTGTGTATTGCCGCAGAGCAGATCCCAGACGGGGCAACTTACTTTAAGTGCTGTCCACCCATCCGTTCTGAATCCAACCGCCAAGGCCTATGGCATGCATTGCGTGAGGGTGTCATAAGCTCAGTCGTGAGTGACCATTCGCCTTGCACGCCTGAGTTGAAGAACTTGCAAAAGggagatttttttgattcttgGGGAGGAATCGCTTCCGTTGGACTGGGTTTACCGTTGATGTTTACTCAAGGCTGCTCTCTAGTTGATATAGTTACATGGTGCTGCGAAAACACTTCCAAGCAGGTGGGGTTATCTCATCAAAAAGGCACTATAGCTCCCGGGTACGATGCTGACTTGGTAGTTTTTGATACTAGCAGTGAACACAAAATAACTAATTCAAgcgtcttcttcaaaaacaaattgACTGCCTATAATGGGATGACCGTCAAAGGTACGGTTTTAAAAACTATAATAAGAGGTCAAGTCGGATATACGAATGCCAACGGAGTGTCGAAGACACCATTGGGTCAAACTTTGCTTGATTCCAGACATTGA